A genomic segment from [Limnothrix rosea] IAM M-220 encodes:
- a CDS encoding caspase family protein, translating into MTNYNFIGIGINSYQHVQPLSYAQADIEDLERFFCEEARISSCQTLTFTDNSPWVNEEPTYPTRKNLLDWIERGFSKHGSTTNRSGSSILWFVFSGYAVQHLGEDYLLPIDAQLDNPAATGIPISKVFNALRQQGAGKIIALLDMNRSTAVVGNGEVGEQTLDLAGQMGIAAILSCKPEEFSHETAALGHGMFTASVLEALRYHRSDLTLDLLNRYLGDRLQELSEHHWRPVQTPMMVIPSLAASRELILPTGETSKIHWQTAIPIGASLAEYANGKETEPPFTNGHGHSSHIKMGANDDTEPLPTDQPAEVVIDDLVDYPYSSDGDDLAIHDFDVAPIDEEAIFVDEEASDIDPTEPAMMPTGFGQSSGKDKDKQPWYLASWQWLLLLLLLLLGALGWQAFKGEDFNFAFWQTEATDSGGGEASDPSATNPDGSPRDGSSPATVDGSETEPGNVGEHSTGNDATIAGTGNPALPITANPTGTDSDNAEAGNTDAGNGSNTPNGAAGNTTAGNNGISGNIDNASGNAAGEGNSTAATAAANGQSNGATSPSVADAGMGSGNGSTAPAAGNNRGNRGTAPAMPSVGTSVIVPNGAELQTQNESILTEASQVLRSSQASSFNQAIAAARTIKPGTPLYNEARTQINRWSRVILDIAEARAMKGDIAGAIAAARLVPSDVPQVYGLAQNSIKKWEPQLAAAQKNRQIIANAKEEIIPNQASSYSRGINILKTIKPNEPAFAEARVLQDQWSRTIYLLANSRAAQGKYKLAVQTAKLVPADSPSHSSAMGAIARWNKGVR; encoded by the coding sequence ATGACAAACTACAACTTCATCGGCATTGGTATAAATAGTTACCAACATGTGCAACCACTTTCCTATGCGCAAGCAGATATTGAGGATTTAGAGCGGTTTTTTTGTGAAGAGGCACGGATTAGCTCCTGTCAAACCCTGACATTCACCGATAATTCTCCATGGGTTAACGAAGAGCCGACATATCCCACTAGAAAGAATTTATTGGATTGGATCGAGAGGGGCTTTAGTAAGCATGGCTCCACAACCAACCGCAGTGGCTCTTCGATTTTGTGGTTTGTCTTTAGCGGCTACGCCGTTCAGCACCTAGGCGAGGATTATTTATTGCCCATCGATGCCCAGCTCGATAATCCGGCAGCAACGGGCATTCCCATTAGCAAAGTTTTTAATGCTTTACGGCAGCAAGGGGCAGGCAAAATTATTGCCCTGCTTGATATGAATCGTTCTACAGCCGTCGTCGGCAATGGTGAGGTGGGGGAACAAACTTTAGATCTTGCTGGACAAATGGGAATTGCGGCGATTCTTTCTTGTAAACCAGAGGAGTTTTCCCATGAAACGGCGGCACTCGGCCACGGTATGTTTACCGCATCGGTACTAGAGGCACTCCGCTATCACCGCAGTGACCTCACTCTTGATCTACTCAATCGGTATTTGGGCGATCGCCTCCAAGAGCTAAGCGAACATCACTGGCGACCGGTTCAAACGCCCATGATGGTCATCCCCTCCCTTGCCGCTAGCCGCGAATTAATTTTACCCACGGGTGAAACATCAAAAATTCATTGGCAAACAGCCATTCCCATTGGTGCAAGTTTAGCTGAGTACGCGAATGGCAAAGAAACAGAACCACCTTTTACTAATGGTCACGGTCATTCTAGCCATATCAAGATGGGCGCTAACGATGACACTGAGCCATTACCCACCGATCAACCCGCCGAAGTCGTTATTGATGACTTGGTTGATTATCCCTACTCTAGCGATGGAGATGACCTCGCAATCCACGATTTTGATGTAGCTCCCATTGACGAGGAAGCGATATTTGTAGATGAAGAAGCCTCTGATATCGATCCGACTGAACCGGCTATGATGCCCACAGGTTTTGGGCAATCCTCTGGGAAGGACAAAGATAAGCAGCCTTGGTATTTAGCCAGTTGGCAGTGGTTACTGTTACTGCTGTTGCTCCTCCTCGGAGCATTGGGGTGGCAGGCCTTTAAAGGGGAAGACTTTAATTTTGCGTTCTGGCAAACTGAGGCCACGGACTCTGGTGGAGGCGAAGCAAGTGATCCATCGGCCACAAATCCTGACGGTAGCCCTAGGGATGGCAGTTCTCCCGCGACAGTTGATGGCTCGGAAACTGAGCCGGGCAATGTTGGTGAGCATTCGACGGGTAACGATGCCACCATTGCGGGGACGGGGAATCCAGCACTACCGATAACGGCAAATCCAACGGGCACAGACTCTGACAATGCAGAAGCTGGCAATACCGATGCGGGCAACGGCAGTAATACTCCTAATGGTGCTGCGGGGAACACAACGGCTGGCAATAATGGTATTTCTGGCAATATAGACAATGCCTCTGGCAACGCAGCGGGTGAGGGTAATTCAACGGCGGCGACCGCGGCTGCTAATGGTCAAAGCAATGGTGCGACTAGTCCATCGGTAGCTGATGCTGGCATGGGTAGTGGCAATGGCTCTACTGCACCGGCAGCGGGCAACAACAGGGGTAACCGAGGAACTGCGCCAGCTATGCCCTCGGTTGGGACTAGCGTCATTGTTCCGAATGGGGCTGAGCTACAAACTCAAAATGAGAGTATTTTGACGGAGGCAAGTCAGGTACTGCGATCTAGTCAGGCTTCGAGCTTTAATCAGGCGATCGCCGCTGCCCGCACCATTAAGCCCGGAACTCCCCTTTATAATGAAGCTCGCACCCAAATTAATCGCTGGAGTCGTGTGATCTTAGACATTGCCGAAGCCAGAGCTATGAAAGGGGACATTGCCGGGGCGATCGCCGCTGCTCGCCTTGTACCGTCTGATGTGCCCCAGGTTTATGGCCTTGCCCAAAATTCCATCAAAAAATGGGAACCGCAGCTGGCCGCAGCCCAGAAAAATCGCCAAATTATCGCCAATGCCAAAGAGGAAATTATTCCGAACCAAGCCTCTTCCTACAGTCGCGGCATTAATATCCTCAAAACCATTAAGCCTAACGAACCAGCCTTTGCCGAAGCCCGTGTTCTCCAAGATCAGTGGAGCCGCACTATTTATCTATTAGCAAATTCCCGTGCTGCCCAAGGGAAATATAAGCTCGCTGTTCAAACGGCAAAATTAGTCCCGGCAGATAGTCCATCCCATAGCTCGGCCATGGGGGCGATCGCCCGCTGGAATAAAGGAGTCCGTTAG
- a CDS encoding NAD(P)H-quinone oxidoreductase subunit 5, which produces MEPLYQYAWLIPVLPLLGAMIIGIGLISFNKFTNNLRQINAVLILSLIGASMTMSLGLLWSQWQGHEAFTYTLEWAAAGDFQLRMGYTVDHLSALMSVIVTTVALLVMIYTDGYMAHDAGYVRFYAYLSIFSSSMLGLVFSPNLVQVYIFWELVGMCSYLLIGFWYDRKAAADACQKAFVVNRVGDFGLLLGMLGLYWATGSFEFNVVGDRLVELVSSGAISSTLAIVFAVLVFLGPVAKSAQFPLHVWLPDAMEGPTPISALIHAATMVAAGVFLIARMYPVFEPIPEAMNVIAWTGATTAFVGASIAMTQNDIKKGLAYSTMSQLGYMVMAMGIGAYTAGLFHLMTHAYFKAMLFLGSGSVIHGMEEVVGHDAVLAQDMRLMGGLRKYMPITSATFLIGTLAICGIPPFAGFWSKDEILGLAFEANPALWLIGWATAGLTAFYMFRMYFMTFEGEFRGTDEKLQGELLAAAGKEAKGDDHHGSKPHESPLTMTFPLMALAVPSTLIGLLGMPWANRFESFVFSPNEVAEAAEHAEHFNLTEFLIMGGNSVGIALIGITIASLMYLQKKVNAGAIAAKIPALYRLSLNKWYIDEIYNNVFVMGTRRIARQILEVDYRVVDGAVNLTGIATLLSGEGLKYFESGRVQFYALVVFGALLGFVVVFSVA; this is translated from the coding sequence ATGGAACCGCTCTATCAATATGCGTGGCTAATTCCGGTGCTCCCTCTGCTTGGAGCCATGATCATCGGGATTGGACTTATCTCATTTAATAAATTTACAAATAATCTGCGGCAGATTAACGCTGTACTGATCCTGAGTTTGATTGGTGCGTCCATGACGATGTCGCTGGGTCTCCTCTGGAGTCAGTGGCAGGGTCACGAGGCATTTACCTACACTCTTGAATGGGCTGCGGCTGGTGATTTTCAGCTCCGGATGGGCTACACGGTAGACCATTTGAGTGCGTTGATGTCAGTCATCGTCACGACGGTGGCGCTGTTGGTGATGATTTACACCGATGGCTATATGGCTCATGATGCTGGGTATGTCCGGTTTTATGCGTATCTCAGTATTTTTAGTTCGTCTATGCTGGGGCTTGTTTTTAGTCCAAACCTTGTACAGGTCTATATTTTCTGGGAATTGGTGGGAATGTGTTCCTACCTATTGATCGGCTTCTGGTACGACCGTAAGGCGGCGGCTGATGCTTGTCAGAAAGCGTTTGTGGTGAACCGTGTTGGTGACTTTGGGTTGCTGCTCGGTATGCTTGGTCTTTATTGGGCGACGGGGAGTTTTGAGTTTAATGTGGTCGGCGATCGCCTCGTGGAGCTTGTTTCTAGCGGTGCGATTAGCAGTACCCTTGCCATTGTTTTTGCCGTCCTTGTTTTCCTCGGCCCCGTCGCCAAGTCTGCACAGTTTCCGCTACATGTGTGGCTGCCTGACGCGATGGAAGGCCCAACGCCGATTTCTGCCCTCATTCATGCTGCAACCATGGTTGCTGCGGGTGTTTTCCTTATCGCACGGATGTACCCCGTATTTGAGCCGATCCCTGAGGCGATGAATGTCATTGCCTGGACTGGGGCGACCACGGCCTTTGTGGGAGCGAGTATCGCGATGACCCAAAACGACATTAAAAAAGGTCTGGCCTATTCCACCATGTCCCAACTGGGCTACATGGTAATGGCCATGGGCATCGGTGCTTATACTGCTGGTCTATTTCACCTCATGACCCATGCTTACTTTAAAGCGATGTTGTTCTTGGGGTCTGGCTCGGTGATTCACGGTATGGAAGAGGTGGTTGGCCATGACGCAGTTCTCGCCCAAGATATGCGCCTAATGGGTGGTTTGCGTAAATATATGCCGATTACTTCTGCGACGTTTTTGATTGGTACTTTAGCGATCTGTGGTATTCCACCTTTTGCTGGATTCTGGTCTAAGGATGAAATTCTCGGTTTAGCCTTTGAGGCGAATCCCGCATTGTGGCTAATTGGCTGGGCAACGGCTGGTTTGACTGCTTTTTATATGTTCCGCATGTACTTTATGACCTTTGAGGGGGAATTTCGTGGTACTGATGAAAAGCTTCAAGGTGAATTATTAGCGGCTGCTGGCAAGGAAGCGAAGGGTGATGATCACCATGGCTCTAAGCCCCATGAGTCGCCGCTAACGATGACCTTCCCGCTGATGGCTTTGGCTGTTCCTTCGACTCTCATTGGTTTGTTGGGAATGCCTTGGGCAAATCGTTTTGAGAGCTTTGTGTTTTCTCCCAATGAAGTGGCTGAGGCTGCGGAACATGCTGAGCATTTCAACTTAACTGAATTCCTGATTATGGGTGGTAATTCGGTTGGTATTGCGCTGATTGGCATTACGATTGCGTCGTTGATGTACCTCCAGAAGAAAGTCAATGCTGGGGCGATCGCCGCCAAAATTCCGGCATTGTATCGTTTATCTTTGAATAAGTGGTACATCGACGAGATTTACAACAATGTATTCGTCATGGGAACCCGCCGTATTGCTCGCCAGATTTTGGAGGTTGACTACCGTGTTGTTGACGGTGCGGTGAACCTAACTGGTATTGCAACACTCCTCAGTGGTGAAGGTCTGAAATACTTCGAGAGTGGACGAGTGCAGTTCTATGCCCTCGTAGTTTTTGGTGCACTCCTCGGCTTTGTTGTTGTCTTTAGTGTGGCTTAA
- a CDS encoding DUF389 domain-containing protein: MWYKRLLRRRSPSFGRTIERWLQFIDLVEWFIPRPVTGRKTRRLYRQLLVEASWRLNFIVLTISSCMIATFGLISNSTAVIIGAMLVAPLMLPLRGLAFAALEGELQLFWRSLYSITGATLLSLVLSWMTGIIVGIPDFGSELVARTQPNLIDLGIAVSAGGISGFAKVRRGINDALAGTAIAVALMPPLCVVGLSLSQGFFNFARGAFLLYLTNLLGITLACMVVYIIVGYAEANYTLGWAIALTMVLFVPLGARFVELVQQLHLQRDITAQLTTQTVTVGEDVSNVRIRVDWTDSPPIIYVDLQAKKEITPKQALLVEAFLRKRTKRNFKVIFRVSPIQEVKSDDLDLQNLDLPIMQEQPSSNPSFP; this comes from the coding sequence ATGTGGTACAAACGTTTACTGCGTCGGCGATCGCCGAGTTTTGGTCGCACAATAGAGCGGTGGCTGCAGTTTATTGATCTGGTGGAGTGGTTTATTCCCCGTCCGGTCACAGGCCGCAAAACCCGCCGTCTTTATCGACAGCTTTTAGTGGAAGCCAGTTGGCGACTAAATTTTATTGTGCTGACGATCAGCTCTTGTATGATCGCCACCTTCGGGTTGATTAGTAATAGTACGGCGGTGATTATCGGTGCGATGTTGGTTGCGCCTTTGATGTTGCCATTGCGAGGACTGGCCTTTGCTGCCCTTGAGGGGGAACTCCAGCTATTTTGGCGATCCCTATATTCCATCACGGGAGCGACATTACTCTCGTTAGTGCTGTCCTGGATGACGGGAATCATTGTGGGCATTCCAGATTTTGGCTCGGAGCTGGTAGCACGCACCCAACCGAATTTGATCGATCTAGGGATCGCTGTCTCCGCCGGGGGAATTAGCGGTTTTGCCAAGGTTAGGCGGGGCATTAATGATGCTCTAGCGGGAACGGCGATCGCCGTCGCATTGATGCCACCTTTATGTGTTGTAGGCTTGTCTTTATCCCAAGGATTTTTTAATTTTGCAAGGGGCGCATTTTTGCTTTACCTAACCAACCTCCTTGGTATTACCCTTGCCTGTATGGTGGTCTACATTATCGTGGGTTATGCCGAAGCAAATTATACTCTCGGCTGGGCGATCGCCCTCACAATGGTTTTATTTGTGCCCCTTGGCGCTCGTTTTGTCGAACTAGTACAACAACTGCATTTACAGCGCGATATCACCGCTCAGCTCACCACCCAAACCGTCACGGTTGGCGAAGATGTCAGCAATGTCAGAATACGAGTGGATTGGACAGACTCACCGCCGATTATCTACGTTGACTTACAGGCAAAAAAAGAAATTACCCCAAAACAAGCTCTCCTCGTCGAAGCATTTTTACGTAAGCGTACCAAACGAAATTTCAAAGTTATTTTTCGGGTAAGTCCGATCCAAGAAGTCAAATCTGATGATCTTGATCTCCAAAATTTAGATTTGCCCATTATGCAGGAACAACCTTCAAGCAATCCCTCATTCCCATAA
- a CDS encoding DUF1361 domain-containing protein — MFSEALGVKSVLMLCQLSGLRPTVEKYVVFFWATMATVKSFLFAIYAALNNVYSGWILWNLFLAFLPLLMSVVLFRRQTLTGIKFFGACFGLGLIGIVGTQLRTPWVIERVLNKVDGAIANNPAMLLNALWFAAIVVFTLGMSFWLFRKEKTLKSILWWLCFVTFICFLPNAPYVLTDIIHLIRGTSSGQIPTWVVALVFIPLHVTAIALAFEAYVLSILNLDYYLRERAGQRWILPTELIIHLLSAIGIYLGRFMRFNSWDLVVDPSSVVVSTLNTLTSRRPLAVIGVTFIILTVLYWVMKQVTLGLRLRIYLAKQGIDVFDLPEQLSVKSSASTTPAMPLTSNMTNKSP; from the coding sequence GTGTTTTCAGAAGCCTTGGGGGTGAAGTCTGTGCTGATGCTCTGCCAACTCTCAGGGTTGCGACCTACAGTGGAGAAATATGTCGTATTTTTCTGGGCAACAATGGCTACGGTTAAGTCTTTTTTGTTTGCAATCTACGCTGCATTGAATAATGTCTATAGCGGCTGGATTTTATGGAATTTGTTTTTGGCTTTTTTGCCGTTATTGATGAGTGTTGTTTTATTCCGGCGGCAAACTTTAACGGGAATAAAATTTTTCGGGGCTTGTTTTGGCTTAGGACTCATTGGCATTGTCGGCACGCAGCTCCGTACGCCGTGGGTGATTGAACGCGTTTTAAATAAGGTGGATGGGGCGATCGCCAACAATCCGGCAATGTTATTAAATGCGCTGTGGTTTGCCGCGATTGTCGTGTTTACCTTGGGGATGAGCTTTTGGCTCTTTCGTAAAGAAAAGACCCTAAAGTCGATATTGTGGTGGCTCTGTTTTGTGACGTTTATTTGTTTTTTGCCGAATGCGCCCTATGTGCTGACGGATATTATTCATCTGATTCGCGGGACGAGTTCTGGGCAAATTCCGACTTGGGTTGTGGCTTTGGTTTTTATTCCGCTCCATGTGACGGCGATCGCCCTTGCTTTTGAGGCCTATGTTTTATCGATTTTGAATCTGGACTATTATTTGCGGGAGCGGGCGGGACAGCGCTGGATTTTGCCGACGGAGTTAATTATTCATTTGTTGAGTGCTATCGGTATTTACCTTGGTCGATTTATGCGGTTTAACAGTTGGGATTTAGTTGTTGATCCTAGTAGTGTGGTCGTGAGTACGCTCAATACTTTGACATCAAGACGACCTTTGGCAGTTATTGGGGTAACTTTCATTATTTTGACGGTGCTGTATTGGGTGATGAAGCAGGTGACGTTAGGATTACGGCTGCGGATTTATTTGGCAAAACAGGGTATTGATGTCTTTGATTTACCCGAGCAGCTCAGCGTTAAGTCTTCGGCATCTACGACTCCAGCAATGCCATTGACATCGAATATGACGAATAAATCACCTTGA
- the rpmF gene encoding 50S ribosomal protein L32 — protein sequence MAAPKKKTSKTKRDQRRAHWNRKATLAAQKALSQGKSVLTGRSTFVYPTPEDDDEE from the coding sequence ATGGCAGCTCCTAAAAAGAAAACCTCTAAGACAAAGCGCGATCAACGTCGTGCCCACTGGAATCGTAAGGCTACCCTCGCCGCACAGAAAGCCCTTTCCCAAGGCAAGTCTGTCCTCACTGGTCGCTCTACTTTCGTTTATCCCACCCCTGAAGATGACGACGAAGAGTAA
- a CDS encoding M23 family metallopeptidase, producing MLNQRSFLLWQRHWLKSIVFGVVTFALVLGLNTVPHRVTAPAAIAGESLQATNTATNTWRQASFPVENFQRYTSGFGYRSSPVTGQRQFHRGIDIAAPLGSYIRNWWGGKVTKLSDNTACGTMIWVKSGEWEHIYCHLSGYVATSEQGTYLMDRNGGIQLWLGQEIPAGTRIGRIGMTGRTTGPHLHWGLKYSGQYVDPALVLRAMYNQSTASIDNLDSLVRPT from the coding sequence ATGCTAAATCAACGTTCATTCCTTCTCTGGCAGCGTCATTGGCTCAAATCTATTGTTTTCGGCGTTGTCACTTTTGCATTAGTACTTGGCCTTAATACAGTGCCCCACCGTGTCACTGCTCCCGCGGCGATCGCCGGCGAATCCCTACAAGCGACAAATACAGCGACAAATACATGGCGACAAGCCTCATTTCCCGTCGAAAATTTCCAAAGGTATACTTCCGGGTTTGGCTATCGCAGCTCCCCTGTAACAGGGCAAAGACAATTTCACCGTGGTATTGACATTGCTGCACCTTTAGGAAGCTATATCCGTAACTGGTGGGGCGGCAAGGTTACAAAACTCTCTGACAACACCGCCTGCGGCACAATGATTTGGGTCAAGTCTGGGGAGTGGGAGCATATTTATTGTCACCTCAGTGGCTATGTCGCCACCTCAGAGCAAGGCACTTATCTGATGGATCGCAATGGCGGTATCCAGTTGTGGTTAGGGCAGGAAATTCCCGCTGGTACGCGCATCGGTCGGATCGGCATGACGGGTCGGACAACGGGGCCACACCTCCACTGGGGTCTGAAATATTCGGGACAGTACGTTGATCCCGCCCTCGTTTTACGGGCAATGTACAATCAGAGCACTGCTTCGATCGATAATCTAGATAGTCTAGTGCGACCAACTTAA